In Bythopirellula goksoeyrii, a single window of DNA contains:
- a CDS encoding DUF1559 domain-containing protein, with amino-acid sequence MSNNRASLSRGFTLVELLVAISIIGVLVGLLLPAIQSAREAARREGCTNNLKQLGLAIQTYESNHRKFPPGRVGCDDTGDQIAITGCPPGLSAEQKTAASGFVVLLPQLEMQALYDRLAIEVGGLWNRNVDDLHWYADQSKCLAIKEQPTFHHCPSDTSALLSDVYAPVLAATGSYAFVQGTLGPGKPPEQVKYDNDGPFLYVTARKPSQVTDGLSQTIFIGEVILADTWESSNTWTYALSNADCLRTTSNRLNTTPGDGYVYDRQNGAFGSQHPEGALFTFGDGHVEFVSETIEKEIYRSLSTISGGELVER; translated from the coding sequence ATGTCTAACAACCGTGCAAGCTTGTCTCGCGGATTTACTCTGGTGGAGTTGCTGGTTGCGATCTCGATCATTGGGGTCTTGGTAGGTCTCTTGCTACCCGCTATCCAGTCGGCACGTGAAGCAGCCCGCCGCGAAGGTTGCACCAACAATCTCAAGCAGCTTGGCCTCGCAATCCAAACCTACGAATCGAACCACCGCAAATTTCCCCCTGGTCGGGTGGGCTGCGATGATACGGGAGACCAGATCGCCATAACTGGCTGCCCACCCGGCTTGTCAGCGGAACAAAAGACGGCAGCCAGTGGTTTTGTCGTTCTGCTACCTCAACTCGAAATGCAGGCCCTCTACGATCGGCTAGCCATCGAAGTTGGTGGTCTTTGGAACCGCAATGTGGATGATCTCCATTGGTACGCCGACCAATCGAAGTGTCTTGCCATCAAAGAACAACCTACTTTTCACCATTGCCCAAGTGACACTTCTGCCCTACTCAGTGATGTCTACGCTCCAGTACTGGCCGCCACGGGAAGCTATGCCTTCGTCCAAGGCACGTTAGGACCGGGAAAACCACCTGAACAAGTTAAGTACGACAACGATGGCCCCTTTCTCTATGTCACCGCGCGCAAGCCAAGCCAAGTGACCGATGGGCTTTCCCAAACCATCTTTATTGGAGAAGTCATTCTGGCCGACACCTGGGAATCTTCCAACACCTGGACCTATGCACTTTCTAATGCCGATTGCCTGAGAACCACTTCGAATCGACTCAACACAACGCCGGGAGACGGCTACGTCTACGATCGCCAAAACGGGGCTTTTGGCAGCCAACATCCTGAGGGTGCCTTATTCACGTTCGGCGACGGCCATGTCGAGTTTGTTTCTGAGACTATCGAAAAAGAGATTTATCGATCACTCTCTACGATTTCAGGCGGTGAACTTGTAGAGAGGTGA
- a CDS encoding TolC family protein translates to MRSIIQAKAASKLLLVVGLLVGFLGCQLVPAKSDPVANASPSSESAITLAQYESTNLSDDELKPLPVPESIAIPIPDELNSGEGQSVEYFIGIAVSSHPRVRAARARVVAASNRVPQAQSLEDPLLSNNFYPISDQALQTAAGRAGNTLSLAQKYPWPEKRWTKGAIAEREMRIAAAKLAQTELEVEEMVRLAYYELWFSDRAIEITKDNLQIAAELVKLAEARNAAGGSQQDILRAQLQVDNLDNRIIELHRQKALAQADLAALVQQPEMMGIEPTAEIDITQVPERLDALFAAAQQCSPRLRELRWAVSRNRQKQELACLGKYPDLVLGAGWQTMTETAALSPVANGHDNVNFVVGITLPIWRDRIDAAIREASAEVAASSRDFNDARDDAFRQIRRLSEQAFAADEQVRLYNQRILPRAKRALQLASAEYRGRQVDFGEVASGFTEVLMFELQVVRVQATLAGTMAQLHRAVGCEVIVDDSSRTQPKP, encoded by the coding sequence GTGAGATCAATTATTCAGGCAAAAGCGGCGAGCAAACTTCTCTTGGTGGTTGGACTGCTGGTCGGCTTTCTCGGTTGCCAGCTGGTGCCGGCCAAGTCGGACCCTGTCGCCAATGCTTCCCCTTCCAGCGAGAGCGCAATAACGCTCGCTCAGTATGAATCGACAAATTTAAGTGATGACGAATTAAAACCACTTCCAGTTCCTGAATCCATCGCTATTCCGATCCCAGATGAGCTCAATTCCGGTGAAGGTCAATCCGTCGAGTATTTTATAGGAATCGCTGTCTCCTCCCATCCGCGAGTTCGGGCTGCCCGGGCAAGAGTTGTTGCTGCCTCGAATCGCGTGCCGCAAGCCCAGTCGCTTGAAGATCCATTGCTCTCGAATAACTTCTATCCAATATCTGACCAGGCCTTGCAAACTGCCGCCGGCCGCGCCGGCAATACACTTTCTCTCGCCCAGAAATACCCTTGGCCCGAAAAGCGATGGACGAAAGGTGCCATTGCAGAGCGCGAAATGCGAATCGCTGCCGCTAAACTTGCGCAAACGGAGTTAGAAGTCGAAGAAATGGTGCGGCTCGCGTACTACGAGTTGTGGTTTTCCGACCGTGCCATCGAGATAACTAAAGACAATCTTCAAATCGCTGCGGAGTTGGTGAAGCTTGCCGAAGCTCGAAATGCTGCTGGTGGCAGTCAGCAAGATATTCTCCGTGCTCAATTACAAGTCGACAACCTGGACAATCGTATTATCGAGCTTCACCGTCAAAAGGCACTTGCTCAGGCCGATCTTGCGGCACTGGTGCAGCAGCCTGAAATGATGGGCATCGAGCCGACCGCAGAGATTGATATCACTCAAGTCCCCGAACGACTCGATGCGCTTTTTGCCGCAGCCCAGCAGTGTAGTCCACGACTACGAGAGCTTCGGTGGGCCGTCTCACGGAATCGGCAGAAGCAAGAACTGGCTTGTCTGGGAAAATATCCTGACTTGGTATTGGGCGCTGGTTGGCAGACGATGACCGAAACTGCTGCCCTCTCGCCGGTCGCCAATGGTCACGACAATGTTAACTTCGTGGTGGGAATCACGCTGCCAATCTGGCGAGATCGAATTGACGCCGCTATTCGCGAGGCCTCGGCTGAGGTGGCAGCTTCGAGTCGCGATTTTAATGACGCACGGGACGATGCCTTTCGCCAGATTCGCCGTTTGAGTGAGCAGGCCTTTGCGGCCGACGAACAAGTACGGCTTTATAATCAGAGAATTTTACCGCGTGCCAAGCGCGCCTTACAACTCGCCTCGGCTGAATATCGCGGTCGCCAGGTTGACTTTGGAGAAGTTGCCAGTGGATTCACTGAAGTATTGATGTTCGAGCTGCAAGTGGTGCGTGTCCAGGCAACTCTCGCTGGTACAATGGCTCAATTGCACCGTGCTGTGGGTTGCGAAGTGATCGTTGATGATTCTTCACGGACCCAGCCAAAACCATAA
- a CDS encoding phosphatase PAP2 family protein has protein sequence MVIINFRKPLRHLVGWIGGREPVVLLLLLALAAGTWAFIEIAGEVLEGDTQAFDTWMVRAMRKTDDPATQIGPPWVQEMGRDATALGGVGALTIFILIVAGYLWLDRKFLMLAFLLAATGSGVLMSLVLKHVISRPRPDIVPHLSHVATSSFPSGHSMLSAVVYLTLGSLLAASVPRNSLKIYVLAIAVLLSLIVGISLVYLGVHYPSDVLAGWIAGLVWALLCWLVARWLQRRHQVESDQQTSEDIAGK, from the coding sequence ATGGTGATCATTAATTTTCGAAAGCCACTGCGGCATCTGGTGGGATGGATAGGGGGGCGTGAACCGGTCGTGCTTCTCCTGTTGCTTGCCCTCGCTGCTGGAACTTGGGCTTTTATCGAGATCGCTGGAGAAGTGCTCGAGGGAGACACGCAAGCATTCGACACTTGGATGGTGCGCGCCATGCGGAAAACTGACGATCCTGCTACGCAGATTGGTCCCCCCTGGGTGCAGGAGATGGGCCGTGATGCGACCGCGCTAGGTGGCGTGGGGGCTTTGACGATTTTTATTCTTATCGTGGCGGGATACCTTTGGCTGGACCGCAAGTTCCTCATGCTGGCATTTCTGCTGGCAGCTACCGGCAGTGGCGTGCTGATGAGTCTTGTTTTGAAGCATGTCATCAGTCGGCCACGCCCAGATATCGTGCCGCATCTCTCGCATGTCGCTACGAGCAGCTTTCCGAGTGGGCATTCCATGTTGTCTGCCGTGGTCTATTTGACACTTGGCTCACTATTGGCTGCGAGCGTACCACGCAATAGCCTAAAGATTTATGTGCTTGCGATAGCAGTGCTACTCTCGCTAATAGTAGGAATCAGTCTGGTTTATTTGGGTGTGCATTACCCTTCAGACGTGTTGGCGGGTTGGATTGCCGGTTTGGTCTGGGCACTTTTGTGCTGGCTGGTTGCCCGCTGGTTGCAACGGCGTCATCAGGTGGAAAGCGATCAGCAGACGAGCGAAGACATTGCCGGAAAATAG